In Tubulanus polymorphus chromosome 2, tnTubPoly1.2, whole genome shotgun sequence, a single window of DNA contains:
- the LOC141898984 gene encoding uncharacterized protein LOC141898984: MATVVNEIINDDDFDDLFFDSDELVQIDTEILRESSGSGSTNSADSSTSQAQLTRDCDLNTRKHTYRNTIYLEKAMTEVINHRVFKFSSNGMAAVHYGKSIKF; the protein is encoded by the exons ATGGCAACGGTTGTCAACGaaattataaatgatgacGATTTTGACGATCTATTCTTTGATAGTGACGAATTGGTTCAGATCGATACGGAAATATTACGGGAATCCTCTGGATCAGGATCAACTAATTCGGCCGATTCTA GTACTTCTCAGGCTCAGCTGACCAGAGACTGCGATCTGAACACGAGAAAACACACATACag GAACactatatatttggaaaaggcTATGACTGAAGTGATTAACCATCGAGTatttaaattcagttcaaatggaATGGCAGCAGTACATTATGGAAAATCGATAAAATTTTGA